The following are encoded together in the Brassica napus cultivar Da-Ae chromosome A9, Da-Ae, whole genome shotgun sequence genome:
- the LOC106369131 gene encoding 2-oxoglutarate-dependent dioxygenase DAO-like has protein sequence MLSRQRPLFSNSTLKIMSATSVFFPTIDLGQVSDEMLNQKLREASERWGCYRVINHGVSLSLMSDMKKTIMDLFERPYEVKVRNTDVQQWSGYTAQSEINPYNEALGLYDTASPQAVNTFCDQLEASQEQRDIMVKYAEAIRGLAKDLSRRLAESYGLADTTNFFKSWPSEFRIHKYHFKAEAVGKPSGVNLHTDWGFLTILQDDENVGGLEAMDPSSETFFPLPPLANSLAINLGDMATIWSNGRLCNVKHRVQCNEAKTRFSIASFLLGPMDTDLEAPSEFVDAEHPRLYKAISHKRYRSLRMATNLHDGEALKLISYE, from the exons ATGTTGAGTAGACAAAGGCCTCTCTTCTCAAACTCAACATTGAAGATAATGTCGGCCACGAGTGTATTTTTTCCGACAATAGACTTGGGACAGGTTTCTGATGAGATGTTGAATCAGAAACTCCGTGAAGCCAGCGAGAGATGGGGATGCTACAGGGTGATTAACCATGGAGTTTCTTTGTCTCTCATGTCTGACATGAAGAAGACCATTATGGATCTCTTTGAGCGTCCATACGAGGTGAAAGTGCGTAACACTGATGTGCAACAATGGAGTGGTTACACGGCTCAAAGCGAAATCAATCCTTATAATGAAGCATTGGGTCTCTATGACACGGCTTCTCCTCAAGCTGTCAACACTTTTTGTGATCAACTCGAGGCTTCTCAGGAACAAAG GGACATTATGGTGAAGTATGCTGAAGCTATTCGTGGGCTTGCAAAAGATTTATCAAGGAGACTAGCAGAGAGTTATGGTTTGGCTGATACTACCAACTTCTTCAAATCTTGGCCAAGCGAGTTTCGTATACACAAGTACCATTTCAAAGCCGAGGCAGTTGGGAAACCTTCTGGTGTGAATTTACACACAGATTGGGGGTTCTTGACGATACTCCAAGATGATGAAAACGTTGGTGGACTTGAAGCCATGGACCCTTCTTCTGAAACGTTCTTTCCCTTACCCCCGTTAGCAAACTCGCTTGCTATCAACCTAGGGGACATGGCTACAATATGGAGCAATGGAAGGTTATGCAATGTGAAGCATAGAGTGCAATGCAACGAAGCTAAAACAAGGTTTTCTATCGCTTCCTTCTTGTTGGGACCAATGGATACAGATTTGGAAGCTCCAAGCGAGTTTGTGGATGCTGAACATCCGCGACTATACAAGGCTATTAGTCACAAAAGGTATCGAAGTCTTAGAATGGCAACGAATTTGCATGATGGAGAAGCTCTCAAGCTTATATCCTATGAATGA